In the Sarcophilus harrisii chromosome 3, mSarHar1.11, whole genome shotgun sequence genome, one interval contains:
- the LOC116422747 gene encoding proline-rich protein 2-like, with protein sequence MALVPHLPGPPPPARDPPLFAAGPKPGGCGSPGEGGDPQGGRWRLERATQPPRRKIRVGEGGGPRQPVGKGPMVLSPPTGAEAGATGLGTGCRVREDEHGKAEPRQPRPPPPLTPPLPAEAAPGPGVNAPASGPPGWHAPAGPGSPRRGVPSLPPFPWARAAGVAGRRPPARWQGLPEAAHLLRQQSHRPRPGGGLPGRSTRGTGTTRPPGGAPHPGPVAAPPPRRCLRRGPYWRSTGGTTRALGPGPAWGAARVRGEQCATSAQPPAPPRRRAPAGPRPSQIPALRFSSIPPEAADQYRPRDRGHRPLGSTRVAEWEQEDLGRRSPPRLTEGGPGPARIDKPHRALQMPRPQFGGHRGASESREKAAAQRSGEKRVTQGAEITGQAAPSGEKRSCVGPPPCKGPWHPAKGPPVLPGPRPAGPRPCSGGPCSGAPAPGSGPRHPGGPPGPALGGPCSGPPAPAGGTLRAPACRPPSPSVGAPAPCVRGPRVLVGP encoded by the exons ATGGCCCTGGTCCCTCACCTCCCGGGCCCCCCGCCCCCGGCCCGGGACCCGCCCTTGTTTGCAGCTGGCCCAAAGCCGGGAGGTTGTGGGAGCCCAGGCGAGGGCGGGGATCCCCAAGGGGGACGATGGAGGCTGGAAAGGGCCACCCAGCCCCCACGGAGGAAAATTCGGGTTGGGGAGGGGGGCGGGCCCCGCCAGCCAGTGGGGAAAGGGCCCATGGTGCTGAGCCCTCCCACTGGAGCCGAGGCTGGCGCCACTGGGCTGGGCACGGGCTGCAGGGTCCGGGAGGACGAGC ACGGGAAGGCCGAACCCAGGCAACcccgccctccccctcccctaactCCCCCTCTGCCCGCGGAGGCGGCCCCGGGGCCGGGAGTGAACGCCCCCGCCAGCGGGCCTCCTGGCTGGCACGCCCCAGCAGGGCCGGGCAGCCCCCGCCGCGGGGtgccctccctgcctccctttccctGGGCCCGGGCGGCGGGGGTGGCGGGCCGCCGGCCTCCTGCCCGGTGGCAAGGCCTTCCTGAAGCCGCCCACCTGCTGCGCCAGCAGAGCCACCGACCCCGGCCCGGAGGGGGCCTTCCGGGCAGGAGCACCCGGGGCACCGGCACCACCCGGCCCCCCGGCGGGGCCCCCCACCCTGGGCCTGTCGCCGCCCCGCCCCCGCGGCGATGCCTGCGCCGGGGACCCTACTGGCGCAGCACCGGCGGCACCACAAGAGCACTGGGGCCCGGCCCCGCCTGGGGCGCGGCAAGGGTTCGGGGGGAGCAGTGCGCCACCAGCGCCcagccccccgcccccccccgccGCCGGGCCCCAGCCGG CCCCCGGCCTTCTCAAATCCCAGCGCTCCGGTTTTCCTCCATCCCCCCAGAGGCCGCTGACCAGTACAGG CCACGAGACCGGGGCCACCGGCCACTGGGCTCCACGCGAGTCGCCGAGTGGGAGCAGGAGGATCTCGGCCGTCGGTCACCCCCTCGTTTGACGGAGGGGGGTCCCGGGCCCGCCCGGATCGATAAACCCCACCGGGCCCTCCAGATGCCGCGACCCCAGTTTG GAGGCCACCGGGGAGCTTCTGAGAGCCGGGAGAAAGCGGCGGCCCAAAGGTCTGGGGAGAAGCGGGTGACCCAGGGGGCCGAGATCACTGGACAGGCCGCGCCGAGCGGGGAGAAGAGGA GTTGCGTGGGGCCCCCGCCCTGCAAGGGCCCCTGGCACCCTGCGAAGGGGCCCCCGGTCCTGCCCGGCCCCCGCCCTGCGGGGCCCCGGCCCTGCAGTGGGGGCCCCTGCAGTGGGGCCCCAGCCCCTGGGAGTGGGCCCCGGCACCCTGGTGGGCCCCCAGGTCCTGCACTGGGGGGCCCCTGCAGTGGGCCCCCAGCCCCTGCAGGGGGCACCCTCAGGGCCCCAGCCTGCAGGCCCCCCAGCCCCTCAGTAGGGGCCCCAGCGCCCTGCGTAAGGGGCCCCCGTGTCCTGGTGGGCCCCTGA